Proteins encoded by one window of Synergistaceae bacterium:
- a CDS encoding DUF2993 domain-containing protein, which translates to MSRKLVVAVMIIVLALTGTSCADEVDDLLHYYVKRFSPETASLVISAKPDDTGLFSDLYMELKGVVVENLRMDSLTFRMRGVQFNEPSEWKDGKVECKDAIQIQALASILEGDINRAIESKTFGEKDKWHDVSLAITPQGLKGKGYYTADAMLMNLDILLEITSGLKIVGGKELWLNNPIVKVNKLDVPDYVTRKALTRIQPLVDLRKFPLPLTLHMVNLKKGSATLSTRTLPKALTKGLKYSYKK; encoded by the coding sequence ATGTCCCGGAAATTAGTTGTTGCTGTCATGATTATAGTACTTGCTCTCACAGGCACGTCCTGCGCAGATGAAGTTGATGACCTGCTTCACTACTACGTAAAGCGTTTCAGCCCGGAGACCGCCTCGCTCGTCATTTCAGCGAAACCCGACGATACAGGGTTGTTCTCTGACCTGTACATGGAGCTCAAGGGCGTAGTTGTCGAGAACCTCAGGATGGACAGCCTGACGTTCAGGATGAGGGGAGTGCAGTTCAACGAACCTTCTGAGTGGAAAGACGGCAAGGTCGAGTGCAAGGACGCGATACAGATACAGGCTCTGGCCTCAATCCTTGAAGGCGACATCAACAGGGCGATAGAGTCCAAGACTTTCGGCGAGAAGGACAAGTGGCATGACGTGTCGCTTGCTATAACTCCGCAGGGCTTGAAGGGCAAAGGCTACTACACCGCTGATGCAATGCTGATGAACCTCGACATACTTCTCGAGATAACCAGCGGCCTCAAGATCGTCGGCGGAAAAGAGCTGTGGCTCAATAATCCCATCGTGAAGGTCAACAAGCTCGATGTTCCCGACTACGTAACGCGGAAGGCACTCACACGGATTCAGCCTCTCGTTGACCTGCGGAAATTCCCGCTGCCTCTGACGCTTCACATGGTTAACCTCAAGAAGGGAAGCGCGACGCTCTCGACACGCACGCTCCCTAAGGCACTCACTAAGGGTCTCAAGTACTCCTACAAGAAATAG